A part of Coleofasciculus chthonoplastes PCC 7420 genomic DNA contains:
- a CDS encoding glutathione S-transferase family protein — protein sequence MKLYYFPKTRAMRPRWCLEEMGIPYELMRVDITQTDKQEYQKLHPHGKVPVLVDEDITIFESAAICAYLTDKYSDKGLIPAPGTSARAYYYQWLFYAMVTLEPPVEHYIFQVLPDLPERISPLKKRSELSMDDTLAWFTQVSEPLTAALEGQDFLVENQFTTADILTGGVLMWALQLGMLDNHKILKAYAETLREREAFGRANQDFYAKVED from the coding sequence ATGAAACTCTATTACTTTCCGAAAACACGCGCCATGCGTCCTCGGTGGTGTTTAGAAGAAATGGGTATTCCCTACGAGTTAATGCGAGTAGATATCACTCAAACGGACAAACAAGAGTATCAAAAGTTACATCCCCACGGCAAAGTTCCAGTTCTAGTGGATGAAGATATAACCATTTTTGAGTCGGCGGCGATTTGTGCTTATCTGACTGACAAATACTCAGACAAAGGATTAATTCCAGCTCCAGGAACATCAGCACGAGCGTATTATTATCAGTGGCTTTTTTATGCGATGGTGACATTAGAGCCACCTGTGGAGCATTATATATTTCAGGTGCTACCGGATTTGCCGGAAAGGATATCGCCACTGAAAAAACGTTCAGAACTCTCAATGGATGACACTTTAGCATGGTTTACCCAAGTCTCTGAACCGTTAACAGCCGCGCTTGAGGGTCAAGATTTTCTGGTCGAAAATCAATTCACGACAGCGGATATTTTGACTGGAGGCGTTCTGATGTGGGCACTTCAATTAGGAATGCTGGATAATCATAAAATCCTCAAAGCTTATGCTGAAACACTCAGGGAAAGAGAAGCTTTTGGGCGAGCTAATCAAGATTTCTATGCTAAGGTAGAAGACTAA
- a CDS encoding nucleotidyltransferase family protein translates to MNVKNIELPMEQIKAFCDRWQVTEFSLFGSVLRDDFRPDSDIDVMVQFHPEAHPTFFSLEQMEAELKTIFNRDVDLITRQGITSSRNYLRRQEILSSAQVIYETRSAIFT, encoded by the coding sequence ATGAACGTTAAAAATATTGAGCTGCCAATGGAGCAGATTAAAGCATTTTGCGATCGCTGGCAAGTTACAGAATTTTCTTTATTCGGTTCTGTCTTGCGGGACGACTTTCGCCCCGATAGTGATATTGACGTGATGGTGCAATTTCATCCAGAGGCTCATCCTACGTTCTTCAGTTTGGAGCAAATGGAAGCGGAGTTAAAGACGATTTTTAATCGAGACGTTGATTTAATTACTCGTCAGGGGATTACATCAAGTCGTAACTATTTACGTCGTCAAGAAATTCTTTCGTCGGCTCAGGTAATTTATGAAACGAGATCTGCAATTTTTACTTGA